A single region of the Silene latifolia isolate original U9 population chromosome 8, ASM4854445v1, whole genome shotgun sequence genome encodes:
- the LOC141595780 gene encoding F-box/LRR-repeat protein At3g59190-like, whose amino-acid sequence MKSSRKRGKLVEDQRSKRHLDKISNLPDELLVNILLFLPTSYAVRTSILSRRWRYLFTFLFTLTDCLILNDACFKPQRRERKFKKFVYKVLKLHQMSPPIRKFSLDCRGTYNKSHLNAWVEHAAQKGVQELYYSVNENELPDAFVMCKTLVKLKVIGYPCRVPKFSLSSGLPNLKILHLKHVGFDDNHETERLLSKCEFLEELTLDNCGLYARGHVTISIGLVKVLRIKHCYVRNGILQIEAPNLAYLTYYSVVGVKIVPLWKNSCSLVEAKLQFSWPSDNYRSFEDDRDLLRDVAYKTTELHLLSDSVQVYV is encoded by the coding sequence ATGAAGTCATCTAGAAAACGTGGTAAACTTGTAGAAGACCAAAGAAGTAAGCGTCATTTGGATAAAATAAGTAATTTACCTGATGAATTGCTCGTTAACATACTTTTATTTCTACCAACAAGTTATGCTGTGAGAACAAGTATTCTATCGAGGAGATGGCGGTACCTCTTTACGTTCCTCTTTACGTTGACTGATTGTCTCATTTTGAACGATGCATGTTTCAAACCCCAACGACGAGAGAGAAAGTTTAAGAAATTTGTTTATAAAGTCTTGAAACTGCACCAAATGTCACCGCCTATCAGGAAATTTAGTCTCGACTGTCGAGGCACCTATAATAAATCACATTTGAATGCGTGGGTTGAGCATGCGGCACAAAAGGGTGTTCAGGAGCTTTATTATTCGGTTAATGAAAACGAGTTGCCAGATGCCTTTGTAATGTGCAAAACATTGGTAAAACTGAAAGTGATAGGTTATCCGTGCCGTGTTCCCAAGTTTTCTCTATCATCAGGGTTGCCGAACCTCAAGATTCTTCACCTAAAACATGTTGGATTTGATGATAATCATGAAACAGAAAGATTGTTATCTAAGTGTGAATTTCTCGAAGAATTAACTCTCGATAATTGTGGATTGTATGCTAGGGGTCATGTAACTATTTCCATAGGACTAGTCAAAGTGCTAAGAATAAAACATTGTTATGTTAGGAATGGGATCTTACAGATTGAAGCGCCTAATTTGGCGTATTTAACATACTATAGCGTTGTTGGTGTGAAAATTGTTCCTTTGTGGAAAAATTCATGTTCCCTTGTCGAGGCAAAGCTACAGTTTAGCTGGCCTTCAGATAACTATCGTTCTTTCGAGGATGACCGTGATCTTTTAAGAGATGTTGCCTATAAAACCACAGAACTACATCTTCTATCTGATTCAGTCCAGGTATATGTATAA